CTTTAGTACCATCATCTACTTCACCAACACTCATATTTAAATTAGAGCTTCTAATACTAGCTGATATATCATCTAAGGTCACTCCATAACCATTTAACTTCTCTTGGTTGACTTTAATTTGAATCTCCCGGTCTAAACCACCAACAATGTCTACAGCTGCAACACCAGATATCTTCTCTAGCTGTGTTTCAAATTTATCCTCTGCTAACTGCTTTAAATAGCTTAAATTACTTCCAGACATAGCCACTTTAATAATCGGTTCATTGGCTGGGTCAAACTGCATAATAATCGGCTCATCAGCCCCGTCAGGCAAAGCATCCTTAACCATATCAACCTTATCTCTAACATCATTTTTAGCATTATCTATATCTGCACCCCAGTCAAACTCCAAGATGATTGTTGATACACCTTCTTTACTTATAGAATGGATCTTATCCAATCCTTCCACTGTAGCTACAGTCTCTTCTAAAGGATCAGTAAGGGAATCTTCTACCTCTTCTGGACTGGCACCATTATATTGAGTCTGAACAACAACATAAGGAAGATCCAACTCTGGCAATAAATCAACCCCTAATTTAGTAAAGGATACCCCACCAACCAATACGACCAGAAGTACAAACATTGTAATAGCTATTGGGCGATCTATTGAAAAATCCGATAACTTCATTATTGCCCACCTCCTTCTACAATTCGCACTTCATATCCTGCTGTTACTTGTTCTAAGCCAACAGTAATTACTTTATCTCCTACTTCAATTCCTGATAAAATCTCTACATCTTCTGTAGTAGTTAATCCAGTACTTACTTCCTTTTTAACTGCTTTGTTATTCTCAACTATATAGAGATAAGACTTACCATCTTCTTGAATCAGTGCTTGTTTAGGAACAACTACCTTTCCAGCACTGTAACCTGTTTCAATCTTAACTTCAGCATACATTCCTGCTTTAATTAAGTTGCTACTATTATCAACCTTGATTTCAACTGGAAAACCTAAATTCTCTTGATTTAATGCTGGGCTGATATTTACAATCTTACCTTCTAATTTATGATCTAAAGCATTAAAATCTACCTCTACTGATTGATTCAATTCTATACTATTAATATTTTTCTCACTGACATAAGTTTTAATTTTAATTGAGCTTAAATCTATAATTGAGATTACCGGTTGTGCTTTAGCCATCTCCCCTGTCTCAATCTCAACTTCTGCTATTATTCCAGCAAAAGGAGCAGTTATTTCGGTCTTGTCTAAATTTAATTTTGCTGTATGTAATTTAGCTTGAGCCTGTTCTACATTAGCCTTTTGAGTCTGAATTGCTTCTTTAGTTGGTCCTGCTTGAGCCATCTTTAAAGACTCTTGCAATGCCTTATAATTATTCTTAGCACTAATATACTCTGTTCTAACACTCTCTAATTGCTGCTTAGAGATGACCTCTTTCTCAAATAGCCTTTGGTAACGTTCATAATCTCTTTCTCTTTGCTCATAGCTAACTTTTGCTTGTTCTACTTGAGCAGTAAGTTTATCGATCTCTTCTTGCCTACTTCCAGCTAAGAGCTCCTTTAAAGCAGCTTGAGCCACCTTCAATGCCGTTTCAGCTTCAGCAACTTGTGCTTTGATATCTACTTGATCTAACTGAATTAACTTATCTCCCGTTTTAACTCTATCACCTTCATCAACCAAAACCTCCACTACTCTTTTTTGCAATTGTGGTGTTAAATCAGCTGACTTAACTGCTTTAGCTGTTCCTGTAAGGGTAATGTAATTGGATATCTCACCAGTCTCTGCTCTAATAACCTCTACTGGAATTCCAGTCACTTCTTGAGCTAGCTCTTTACTGCTTACTGGCTGTGATTTTTTAGGAGAACACCCTATTAAAGCAGCAATTGTTATTCCTAATATTAATAAAACCATAATTATTTTCTTATAACCTCTTAGCATGGTACTTCCTCCTCAGATTTATTTTACTTCTTCCTCAATCTTTCCAATTACTTTATTCAATTCAGCCACTGCTAAATTATAATCATAAATTGCTTGATAATATTGAGTTCTAACCTGTTGATAAGTAGTTTGAACATCCAATAAATCTAAACACGTAATAATCCCTTCTTTGAACTTCAGCTCATTATTCTCTAAATTCTCTTGAGCCTGCTTTAGATTCAATTCATTCAACTTAATCCTATCTCTTGCTGCTCTTAAATTTAATAATGTACTCTTAATTGATAATCTAATATCTCTTTTGATCTGTTTTTGATTTATCTGAACCTTTTCTAATACTTTACTAAGTTGTTCTTCTTGTTCCTTATCACGACCACCATTAAATAGATTATAACTAAGACTTAAAGTAGTCTGCCAATTACCATCACTGACTGTGAACTTCTCATCACTGGTTTCATACTTTGCGTTTAAACTAACCTCAGGATAAATGTTACTATTCTTCTCCCTTTTTAAACTCAGTTTGGCATTCTCTTCTTGTAAATCTAATAACTTAAACATAGATTTATTATATAAAGCATAACTGTAGACCTCTTCCATCTCAAACTCTTCTTCTTTCCACTCCAAAGTATCGCTAATCTCTAACTCAACATCATCTGCCATGTTTAAAGTATTCTTTAAAGCCAATTTAGTAGTCTCTAAATTATTTTTGGCAACCAATAAATCCTGCTGAGCCTGATTATAACTGACCTTAGCCTGTAATAAATCACTTTTGGTACCGATTCCAACCTCTTTATTGATTTCAGCTACCTCTACATATTCCTTATTTTGGTTGACTTGTTGCTCTCGTACCTTAAGGATCTCTTTAGCTTTTAGAATATTATAATATTCCTCCAGTACTTGATAAATAATCTCTTCTTTCTTCTGTTCTAGCTCTAATTTACTAATTTTTAAATTATTTTTAGCTATTGCATAAGCAGACCTTAGCTGCCCTGCCAAGAATATCGGTTGATTTAAATTTAAGCTAATACTATAGTTGTCTTTAGCTGCTCCAGCTTGTGGTTCTTCTCCAAATCTAGTATAATTTGTTCCCAAATCTACAGTAGGATAAAAGGCTCCTCCTGCTTCTTTTAATTGAGCTTCTGTTCTTTCAATCTCTTTTCTTAATTTATTCAATTCTGCATTCCTTGCTAAAGCAGTTTCAATTGCTTGCTCTTTATTAATGACATGATGAGCAGAGGCAATAGTGGATAGACTAAATAATAAAGTAATTACCAAAATATAAACCTGTTTTCTCTTCATAAATAATCCTCCTTAATCTATTAAGCCTTAACCCCATTTAGTATAATATTTAAAATTAAGTCTGTCTTCTCTTCCACCTTATCTAATTTATAAACACTAGGATTATAGCTACCACTAATAGAACCTAAAATAAAATTAGCTAGTTCTTCTGCTTCAATATCTACAACAAATTCACCATTTTCTTGCCCCTCTTTAACTATTTTAGCTACACTATTAATTCCTATTGCCCGTAATTGCTGCATCTTTTTATAAAAATTTTCACCTGGGCTAAAAGAAGACTCATGTATCATCTTAACAATATTTTTGTTATCTTTGAAAAGGTTTAGTTGTAACCTAATTACTGTCCCTATCTTTTCTATAGCAGTCTTGTTGATTTTGCTAACTTCCTCTGTTATCTTTTCATTAATTGACTCAATCCTTGAAACTATAATCCCCCAAAACAGTTCTTCTTTGCTATTAAAATACCAATAAACTGTCCCTTTAGCTACACCTGCTTCATCAGCTATCTCAGCAACAGTTGTATTATGATAGCCCTGTTGAGCAAATAATTTAATCGATGCCTGAATCAACCTCTCCTTCTTTGATTTTTCTACCATATATTCTACTCCTTTTTGAAATTATTTATCATCTTGACCCTGCAGTCAATATAATAACATAAGTTTTCCTTAAGATCAACCATTTTACATTAGGGGATAACAATGCTAATTTATTGTAGTTTAATGTATTCTATCATAGAACTGAACTAACTTATTATATTATTAAATTCAAATATATAGTATGTGTAGTTACAGATAACAAGTAAAATCTTTTTCTCTTAACTAGTTGTTTCTTACCTGCCACTGTTTCTAATATATTTCAGAAAATATATTGATTTTCTACATCTATTGATAATATAAAACAAAAAATATATAATAAAAAGAGTAACTAAAATAAACACAGAAAGGTAGGAAGCAGATGACTTATCATACCCATTCTCTATTTGGTTTTGTTTTTGCTGTAGTTATTATTAAGCTATTGGCACTATTTAATGTTATAGATTTATCTTATTTAATTGAAGGGTCGATCTTTAATGGAGACTTGTGGAAGTTCTATACCGCAGCTATTATCGGCTCATTATTACCTGATATAGATCATGCTAGTAGTAAAGCAGGTAGGGCTTTGTGGTTTATTAGTAAACCCTTAAAATGGTTTGGAATTAAGCATCGTGGTTTTACCCATAGCCTATTAGGATTTATATTATTTGGATTCTTAACTAAAGAGTTAATTGACCTAAATTGGATTAGTCAGCTAATCTGGTATGGTCTATTAATAGGTTATGTTAGCCATATATTAGCAGATATGCTCAATGTTCATGGTATCCCCCTCTTCTATCCAAATGATAGAAAATTTAAATTCCATATAAATATTACTACTGGAAGCTGGGGAGAACACCTTCTATTTTTAGTTATCTTTACTGTAGTAACTCTTATCATTGCTTATGAACGGGGTTATGTTAACTTGAATCTTAATGATTTGATAAATAGCTTTAGTTAAGAGAGATTTAACTCTATTGCAAGTAACATACATATATAAATAAGAAGACTTAGTACCTAGGTACTAAGTCTTCTTATTTAGTAAATTTTAAGATTTTATTTAATGCATCTCTTACTGAATCTTTGACTTCATCTTGGCTATCTAAGGAATCAGAGATACATTCACATAGATTGCTTTCGATCAAAGATAATCCAATCTTATTGATAGAGGACTTAATTGCAGAAATCTGTATAAGAATATCTGCACAATCCTTCTCCTCTTCAACCATCCGCTCTATGCCACCAATATGACCTTTGACTGTCCTTAAACGGGTTATTAGCTCTTTTTTTAGCTGATTTTCAATCTTTGCCATCACACCACCCCTAAACAGAGTGTAAATATAATAAAAGGTGGTTAACCACCTTTTATTATAAACTATTTATTTTATTCTCTAAATCACCTTTAGAAGAGAATCCAATCTGTCTATCAACTGCTTCTCCATCTTTAAAGAATACTAAATTTGGAATACTTGCTACTTGATATTCAGTAGCTAACTCTTGATTATTATCTACATTAACTTTAGCAACCTTAATCTTACCAGTATACTCTGCTCCTAACTCTTCTAAAACTGGAGCAATTGCTTGACAAGGTCCACACCAAGGTGCCCAAAAATCAACTACTACTGGCATATCAGAGTTCAATACCTCTTCTTCAAAGTTATCTTTATTTACTTCAATTGTATGTTGTCCCACTAAAATCACCTCATCTATTATTTACCCCTCCCCTGGGGGTATGGTTATATTATATCGCTTCCTTGTTTAGCTGTCAAGGTAGTATTTAAGTATGAGTATAGGGTGAACTTGACTTAAACTTAACACTACTTAACATATAATAGTTTAATACCTACAGCTAATAATATAAGCCCTATTACTTGTACCCATTGAAAACCTATCTTTTCTAAACCAAAAAGTCCAAAATGGTCTATTAAAATCGCTGTTAATATCTGACCTGCAACAATTGCGGTAGTGGCATTGGCAACCCCTAGATTGGGGATACTGAACATCACCCCATATAAAATAATTATATTTAAGACTCCTCCTAAATAAGTATACCACGGGGCTTCTGGTAATTGAGATAAATCACCTTTTCCTATTGACAAAACAAAGACCAATACAGCCACCAATACCGTAGCTATGACATGGACAACAAAGGTGGCTTCTAACTGTCCTACTATTTTTCCCAACACAGAATTTAATGATCCTTGTACAGCCATAGCCAAACCTGAAACAGCTGCTACAATAATAAATAAGATACCTTCCATTTAAATTCTCCTTTAATTAAGGTTCTTATGATTAGTGTGGGGAGCTTTAAAGATTTTATTCTTTTTTGTTAGTAATAGTTTTATAGTTATAGTCATTCAACTTTAATTGTTGATTAGTGATGAGTAATTAGTAAATATTATAAAAATAAAGATTACACTTTAAAGTTGTTTATCTATATACAAAGACTTATCAACTATAACTTTGGTTAGTAATCTATTTGCTAATACATAATCGATAGTTTTTTAAGATAAATAAACCTCTAGCAAAATACCCCTTGCTAATATTAGCAAGGGGTATTTTGATTCTTAGATTTAAAAATAATCTATTTGCATTGCTTGACGAACTTGATCAACTGTCTGAGTTGCTTTATGTCTAGCTTTTTCAGTACCTTTCTTTAAAATATTCATTACTTCTTCAGGATCTTTAGCATATTCTTCTCTACGTTGTCTAATCGGCTTTAAAAAGTCTTGTAATACTTGGTTAAGTCTTTTCTTAACCTTAACATCTCCAAGTCCACCTTGACGATAATGAGCCTTTAACCTTTTTACTTCCTCTTTTTCTGGGTCAAATAAATCAAGGTACTCAAAGACTGGATTACCTTCAACTTGACCTGGATCTTCAACTCTAAGATGATTAGGATCAGTAAACATCGCCATTACCTTCTCTTTGATTACTTCAGGTGAATCAGCCAAGGAAATAGCATTTCCTAAAGATTTACTCATTTTATTCTTCCCATCAGTTCCTACTAATCTAGCAGCTTCAGATACTAATGCTTGAGGTTCAACCAAAACTGGTTCATAAATTCTATTAAATTTTCTTACAATCTCTACAGCTTGCTCTAGCAGTGGTAATTGATCCTCACCAA
The genomic region above belongs to Orenia metallireducens and contains:
- a CDS encoding efflux RND transporter periplasmic adaptor subunit, with product MLRGYKKIIMVLLILGITIAALIGCSPKKSQPVSSKELAQEVTGIPVEVIRAETGEISNYITLTGTAKAVKSADLTPQLQKRVVEVLVDEGDRVKTGDKLIQLDQVDIKAQVAEAETALKVAQAALKELLAGSRQEEIDKLTAQVEQAKVSYEQRERDYERYQRLFEKEVISKQQLESVRTEYISAKNNYKALQESLKMAQAGPTKEAIQTQKANVEQAQAKLHTAKLNLDKTEITAPFAGIIAEVEIETGEMAKAQPVISIIDLSSIKIKTYVSEKNINSIELNQSVEVDFNALDHKLEGKIVNISPALNQENLGFPVEIKVDNSSNLIKAGMYAEVKIETGYSAGKVVVPKQALIQEDGKSYLYIVENNKAVKKEVSTGLTTTEDVEILSGIEVGDKVITVGLEQVTAGYEVRIVEGGGQ
- a CDS encoding TolC family protein, whose product is MKRKQVYILVITLLFSLSTIASAHHVINKEQAIETALARNAELNKLRKEIERTEAQLKEAGGAFYPTVDLGTNYTRFGEEPQAGAAKDNYSISLNLNQPIFLAGQLRSAYAIAKNNLKISKLELEQKKEEIIYQVLEEYYNILKAKEILKVREQQVNQNKEYVEVAEINKEVGIGTKSDLLQAKVSYNQAQQDLLVAKNNLETTKLALKNTLNMADDVELEISDTLEWKEEEFEMEEVYSYALYNKSMFKLLDLQEENAKLSLKREKNSNIYPEVSLNAKYETSDEKFTVSDGNWQTTLSLSYNLFNGGRDKEQEEQLSKVLEKVQINQKQIKRDIRLSIKSTLLNLRAARDRIKLNELNLKQAQENLENNELKFKEGIITCLDLLDVQTTYQQVRTQYYQAIYDYNLAVAELNKVIGKIEEEVK
- a CDS encoding TetR/AcrR family transcriptional regulator, with protein sequence MVEKSKKERLIQASIKLFAQQGYHNTTVAEIADEAGVAKGTVYWYFNSKEELFWGIIVSRIESINEKITEEVSKINKTAIEKIGTVIRLQLNLFKDNKNIVKMIHESSFSPGENFYKKMQQLRAIGINSVAKIVKEGQENGEFVVDIEAEELANFILGSISGSYNPSVYKLDKVEEKTDLILNIILNGVKA
- a CDS encoding metal-dependent hydrolase, with translation MTYHTHSLFGFVFAVVIIKLLALFNVIDLSYLIEGSIFNGDLWKFYTAAIIGSLLPDIDHASSKAGRALWFISKPLKWFGIKHRGFTHSLLGFILFGFLTKELIDLNWISQLIWYGLLIGYVSHILADMLNVHGIPLFYPNDRKFKFHINITTGSWGEHLLFLVIFTVVTLIIAYERGYVNLNLNDLINSFS
- a CDS encoding metal-sensitive transcriptional regulator encodes the protein MAKIENQLKKELITRLRTVKGHIGGIERMVEEEKDCADILIQISAIKSSINKIGLSLIESNLCECISDSLDSQDEVKDSVRDALNKILKFTK
- the trxA gene encoding thioredoxin translates to MGQHTIEVNKDNFEEEVLNSDMPVVVDFWAPWCGPCQAIAPVLEELGAEYTGKIKVAKVNVDNNQELATEYQVASIPNLVFFKDGEAVDRQIGFSSKGDLENKINSL
- a CDS encoding DMT family transporter — its product is MEGILFIIVAAVSGLAMAVQGSLNSVLGKIVGQLEATFVVHVIATVLVAVLVFVLSIGKGDLSQLPEAPWYTYLGGVLNIIILYGVMFSIPNLGVANATTAIVAGQILTAILIDHFGLFGLEKIGFQWVQVIGLILLAVGIKLLYVK
- the trpS gene encoding tryptophan--tRNA ligase, which translates into the protein MNDKKIILTGDRPTGKLHLGHYVGSLENRVKLQNDYKQFVMIADAQALTDNADNPRKVRENILEVALDYLAVGIDPEVSTIFIQSLVPELAELNMYYLNLVTVNRLKRNPTIKNEIKQKAFGDSIPAGFLTYPVSQAADITAFKANLVPVGEDQLPLLEQAVEIVRKFNRIYEPVLVEPQALVSEAARLVGTDGKNKMSKSLGNAISLADSPEVIKEKVMAMFTDPNHLRVEDPGQVEGNPVFEYLDLFDPEKEEVKRLKAHYRQGGLGDVKVKKRLNQVLQDFLKPIRQRREEYAKDPEEVMNILKKGTEKARHKATQTVDQVRQAMQIDYF